The following proteins come from a genomic window of Coriobacteriia bacterium:
- the moaA gene encoding GTP 3',8-cyclase MoaA, whose protein sequence is MATDSHGRRIDYLRVSLTDRCNLRCRYCMPEAGVVWKPHSEILTYEEIVRFARIAVEQGISKIRLTGGEPLVRGGVVDFVEQLMALPGIESVAMTTNGTLLPRFADQLFAAGLRRVNISLDSLDPSVFAEITRGGRLDEVLEGIDAAFRAGFDPVKLNVVVVRSLNQDLCEFARLTFDKPLHVRFIEYMPVGDAEEGSGCSTETTDGWTRADSVPSEEVLDMLAREGRAAGLGELEPIARDGAPGGWGPAQYFRFPGAQGTVGVISPLSHHFCAECNRLRLTADGRLRPCLFSDHELDVRTALRTGDDEAVRELVLAALRDKPESHDMRVGTARGMSQIGG, encoded by the coding sequence ATGGCGACTGACTCTCATGGCCGCCGGATCGACTATCTGCGCGTCAGCCTCACCGACCGATGCAACCTCAGATGCCGCTACTGTATGCCCGAAGCGGGCGTCGTGTGGAAGCCTCACAGCGAGATCCTCACGTACGAGGAGATCGTGCGGTTCGCTCGCATCGCCGTTGAGCAGGGCATCAGCAAGATCAGGCTCACCGGGGGCGAGCCGCTCGTTCGCGGTGGCGTCGTCGATTTCGTCGAGCAACTGATGGCGCTGCCCGGGATTGAGTCGGTGGCGATGACCACGAACGGCACGCTGCTGCCGCGTTTCGCAGACCAGCTCTTCGCCGCCGGGCTGCGTCGCGTCAATATCAGCCTCGACTCGCTCGACCCCTCGGTGTTCGCCGAGATCACCCGAGGTGGCCGACTGGACGAGGTGCTGGAGGGGATAGACGCGGCGTTTCGGGCCGGATTCGATCCCGTCAAGCTCAACGTCGTCGTCGTTCGCTCGCTCAACCAAGACCTGTGCGAGTTCGCCCGCTTGACCTTTGACAAGCCCCTGCACGTGCGCTTCATCGAGTACATGCCGGTTGGGGATGCCGAAGAGGGCAGCGGATGCAGCACCGAAACCACCGATGGGTGGACGCGGGCAGACTCGGTGCCCAGCGAAGAGGTGCTCGACATGCTTGCCCGCGAGGGCCGCGCCGCGGGGCTCGGCGAGCTCGAGCCGATAGCGCGCGACGGTGCGCCCGGCGGATGGGGGCCGGCGCAGTACTTCCGGTTCCCGGGAGCGCAGGGTACCGTCGGTGTCATCTCGCCGCTGTCACATCACTTCTGCGCCGAGTGCAACCGCCTGCGGCTGACCGCCGACGGTCGCTTGCGGCCTTGTTTGTTCTCCGACCATGAGCTCGACGTGCGGACGGCTCTGCGGACGGGCGACGATGAGGCCGTTCGCGAACTCGTCTTAGCTGCACTGCGCGACAAGCCCGAGAGCCACGATATGCGCGTCGGTACCGCGCGCGGTATGTCACAGATAGGAGGATGA
- a CDS encoding aminotransferase class V-fold PLP-dependent enzyme: MAPSPELPATVYLDHGATSWPKPPEVAEALSRAVTEFGGNPGRGAYRLAVETSRALHTARTEIARFVGVADSKNLLFQPGCTQAMNLVLYGLLSPGDRVVVCSMEHNAVARPLNVLAQRGVRVVIVDADEVGVVDPDAVDAAVRAEPTQAVVCQHAGNVSGAVQPVADLSDIAHEHGALMLVDGAQAGGHLDVDLGALGVDAWACSGHKGLLGPQGIGLLYLAPTCEPSELVAGGTGAGGSEEPMQPRVRPDRYEAGTPNTPGIVGLHAAVRWLRVHGAQLRVEEARLIRRLHEGVLDLGGFRVLGPGPGEPRVPIIAVTHDSVHADKFAFALDRRFGIATRAGLHCAPWAHRTMGTLDTGALRLGVGFGTTDENVEVAIEALRTLAKELA, encoded by the coding sequence ATGGCCCCCTCGCCTGAACTTCCGGCCACCGTCTACTTGGATCACGGCGCAACGTCCTGGCCCAAGCCGCCGGAGGTCGCCGAGGCGCTTTCTCGCGCGGTGACCGAGTTCGGAGGCAATCCCGGTCGCGGCGCGTATCGCCTCGCCGTGGAGACGAGCCGAGCCCTCCACACGGCGCGCACCGAGATCGCACGATTCGTAGGCGTCGCGGACTCCAAGAACCTTCTCTTCCAGCCCGGATGCACCCAGGCGATGAACCTGGTGTTGTACGGCCTGCTGTCACCGGGCGACCGCGTCGTCGTCTGCTCCATGGAGCACAACGCCGTGGCCCGGCCGCTGAACGTGCTGGCACAACGCGGTGTGCGCGTGGTCATCGTGGATGCTGACGAGGTCGGCGTTGTCGATCCCGATGCGGTCGACGCGGCGGTGCGAGCGGAGCCGACTCAAGCGGTGGTCTGCCAGCATGCCGGCAACGTGAGCGGTGCTGTTCAGCCGGTTGCCGACCTGTCCGATATCGCGCACGAGCACGGAGCGCTCATGCTCGTCGACGGCGCGCAGGCAGGGGGCCACCTCGACGTCGACCTCGGAGCTCTTGGCGTCGACGCGTGGGCGTGCTCGGGGCACAAGGGGCTTCTCGGGCCCCAGGGCATCGGCCTGCTGTATCTGGCTCCGACCTGCGAGCCGTCCGAGCTGGTCGCAGGGGGTACCGGCGCCGGAGGGAGCGAGGAGCCGATGCAGCCGCGCGTGAGGCCCGACCGTTATGAGGCCGGTACGCCGAACACGCCGGGTATCGTGGGCCTGCACGCGGCGGTGCGCTGGCTTCGCGTCCACGGTGCGCAGCTGCGGGTTGAGGAGGCTCGTCTGATTCGCCGCTTGCACGAAGGGGTGCTTGACCTCGGCGGGTTCAGAGTCCTCGGGCCTGGACCGGGTGAACCACGCGTTCCGATCATCGCCGTCACGCACGACAGTGTGCACGCGGACAAGTTCGCGTTCGCTCTCGATCGCCGATTTGGCATCGCCACGCGCGCGGGGCTTCACTGCGCACCGTGGGCACACCGCACGATGGGGACGCTTGACACAGGAGCGCTTCGGCTCGGCGTGGGGTTCGGCACGACCGATGAGAACGTGGAGGTTGCGATCGAAGCTCTCCGCACGCTGGCGAAGGAGCTCGCGTGA
- the glp gene encoding gephyrin-like molybdotransferase Glp has translation MTDTMTVEQARKLVFERVVLMPVERVSLLDAVGRVLAVEAVSDVDVAPFDNSAMDGFALRAADTVGAAEHSPVLLDVVAHIAAGDDVAGIEVGPGQAARIMTGASMPQGADAVVMVELTHPERGDGGIASVVAFLHQAAAGDHVRYRGEEVRAGDVVLEAGQVLGPAAIGLLASTGHAEVAVYRRPRVAVVSTGSELVEVAEKPGPGKIRNSNSYSIAAQVLAAGAVPIRYPIVPDEVQATRAAFEQAADECDFIVTSGGVSVGDFDYVKPVLQELGDLTFCKVKMRPGNPQTLGAIRGVPFFGLPGNPTSTYVGFEVFVRPALRAMQGLTALDRPVTDALLAHDVKKKQDRRYYLRGRVERDPSGGYTASLSGSQSSALLSAAHRGNCFVVLPEGEGFFAAGTPVACMRLDIEEGTP, from the coding sequence ATGACCGATACCATGACCGTGGAGCAGGCCCGCAAGCTCGTCTTCGAGCGCGTCGTGCTCATGCCTGTCGAGCGCGTCAGCCTACTCGACGCTGTGGGCCGAGTGCTTGCCGTCGAAGCCGTGAGCGATGTCGACGTCGCGCCGTTCGACAACTCCGCTATGGACGGCTTCGCGCTCCGCGCTGCCGATACCGTCGGGGCGGCCGAGCACAGCCCGGTGCTTCTCGACGTGGTGGCACACATCGCTGCAGGCGATGATGTCGCGGGGATCGAGGTGGGTCCGGGACAGGCGGCGCGCATCATGACCGGCGCGTCGATGCCCCAGGGCGCGGACGCGGTCGTCATGGTCGAGCTCACTCACCCCGAGCGTGGCGATGGCGGCATCGCCTCCGTCGTCGCCTTCTTGCACCAGGCCGCTGCCGGCGATCACGTCCGCTATCGCGGCGAGGAGGTCCGAGCAGGCGATGTCGTGCTTGAGGCGGGCCAGGTCCTCGGCCCGGCCGCCATCGGGCTCTTGGCATCTACAGGGCACGCGGAGGTAGCCGTGTACCGCAGGCCCCGGGTCGCCGTGGTCTCGACCGGCTCAGAGCTCGTCGAAGTGGCCGAGAAGCCCGGCCCGGGGAAGATCCGCAACTCCAACAGCTACTCGATCGCTGCCCAAGTGCTCGCGGCCGGTGCCGTACCGATCCGGTATCCGATCGTCCCTGACGAGGTGCAGGCCACCCGCGCCGCATTCGAGCAAGCGGCCGACGAGTGCGACTTCATCGTCACGAGCGGGGGTGTGTCGGTGGGCGACTTCGACTACGTCAAGCCCGTGCTCCAAGAACTCGGCGACCTCACGTTCTGCAAGGTCAAGATGCGTCCGGGAAACCCGCAGACGCTCGGTGCGATTCGGGGGGTGCCGTTCTTCGGTCTTCCCGGTAATCCGACATCGACCTACGTCGGTTTCGAGGTCTTCGTGCGCCCGGCACTGCGCGCCATGCAGGGCCTCACTGCGCTCGACCGTCCGGTCACCGATGCGCTGCTGGCCCACGACGTCAAGAAGAAGCAGGACCGACGCTACTACCTGCGCGGGCGCGTCGAGCGTGATCCGTCGGGGGGCTACACCGCCTCGCTATCGGGCAGCCAGTCCTCCGCGCTCCTGAGCGCCGCGCACCGCGGCAACTGCTTCGTCGTTCTACCTGAAGGTGAAGGTTTCTTCGCTGCGGGCACGCCGGTGGCGTGCATGCGGCTCGACATCGAGGAGGGCACGCCATGA
- a CDS encoding multiheme c-type cytochrome has protein sequence MARLRTGIASVLIFLAVISLPVLAYAVTAATTATAPEGSKAYETAEKMVTPSAVEPTKTASASAKPSAPVTQTYDLDFTLPTYGKSGCLVCHGDPNLAKIGVETTSSVYIDVEVLNASAHQTGETPCTGCHLDFAYTAPHKQTEGDWEMAARLACKNCHKDAFSAYANGIHSPAGKPGQAATQTAAAREAEGKPEFVPLCGDCHGGHMIPSMDDTAAMSALHLSGGQMCGSCHVEASESYDDYYHGAAYKRGSMDAPSCWDCHGYHEILAVDDRRSPVHESRLAETCGQTGCHENVDEQFLEYAPLTHGQATFKEEVAITQMRSRIFETIKRAWQDITGSE, from the coding sequence GTGGCACGCCTCCGTACGGGCATAGCGAGCGTTCTGATATTTCTCGCGGTCATCAGTCTTCCGGTGCTGGCGTACGCCGTAACGGCGGCCACGACGGCCACGGCGCCTGAGGGCAGCAAGGCGTACGAGACAGCCGAGAAGATGGTCACTCCGTCTGCGGTCGAGCCGACGAAGACCGCTTCGGCCTCGGCCAAGCCGTCCGCGCCCGTCACGCAGACTTACGATCTGGACTTCACCTTGCCGACCTACGGCAAGTCGGGCTGCCTCGTGTGTCACGGGGATCCGAACCTGGCCAAGATCGGTGTCGAGACGACTTCATCCGTCTACATCGACGTCGAGGTACTCAACGCGTCCGCGCACCAGACCGGAGAGACGCCCTGCACGGGCTGCCATCTCGATTTCGCCTACACTGCGCCGCACAAACAGACCGAGGGCGATTGGGAGATGGCTGCGCGGCTCGCCTGCAAGAACTGCCACAAGGACGCGTTCTCCGCGTACGCCAACGGTATCCACTCCCCGGCGGGTAAGCCGGGTCAGGCTGCGACGCAGACCGCCGCGGCGAGAGAGGCCGAGGGCAAGCCGGAGTTCGTGCCGCTGTGCGGCGACTGTCACGGCGGTCACATGATTCCCTCGATGGATGACACCGCGGCCATGTCGGCGCTGCACCTTTCGGGTGGCCAGATGTGCGGAAGCTGCCACGTCGAGGCGAGCGAATCCTACGATGACTACTATCACGGTGCTGCCTACAAGCGCGGTTCCATGGACGCTCCTTCGTGCTGGGATTGCCACGGCTACCACGAGATCCTCGCCGTCGATGATCGTCGTTCGCCGGTACACGAGAGCCGACTTGCTGAGACGTGCGGTCAGACCGGATGCCACGAGAACGTCGACGAGCAGTTCCTCGAGTACGCACCGCTCACCCATGGTCAGGCGACGTTCAAAGAAGAGGTTGCGATCACTCAGATGAGGAGCCGGATCTTCGAGACCATCAAGCGGGCTTGGCAGGATATTACGGGCAGCGAGTAG
- a CDS encoding MogA/MoaB family molybdenum cofactor biosynthesis protein, with protein sequence MPELRVGVLTSSDTRSSGEAEDTAGKALIELVEARGWLVVAYHVCPDDVECLSSSLMEMADREEADVVITCGGTGIGPRDVTPEATRAIADREVPGIAEFVRAESLRVTPRAMLSRGVAAQRGRTLIVNMPGSEKAARETFGFVADQLEHAVDMMAGGGHP encoded by the coding sequence GTGCCTGAGCTCAGAGTCGGCGTACTGACCAGTTCCGATACTCGTTCAAGCGGCGAGGCGGAGGACACGGCCGGCAAGGCCCTCATCGAACTCGTCGAGGCGCGCGGGTGGCTCGTCGTGGCCTACCACGTCTGTCCCGACGACGTGGAGTGCCTCTCGTCGTCTCTCATGGAGATGGCCGACCGTGAGGAGGCCGATGTCGTGATCACCTGCGGTGGCACCGGAATCGGCCCGCGCGATGTGACGCCGGAAGCCACGCGCGCGATCGCCGATCGCGAAGTGCCCGGCATCGCGGAGTTCGTGCGCGCCGAATCGCTTCGTGTGACACCGCGAGCCATGCTCTCTCGGGGTGTCGCGGCGCAGAGAGGCCGGACCCTCATCGTCAACATGCCGGGCTCGGAGAAGGCCGCGCGCGAGACATTCGGCTTCGTGGCCGATCAACTGGAGCACGCGGTCGACATGATGGCCGGCGGGGGGCACCCGTAG
- the moaC gene encoding cyclic pyranopterin monophosphate synthase MoaC yields MGDDLRLTHLDESGNAHMVDVAGKPVTHRRAVASGYVEMAPATSRLIAEGSAAKGDVLAVARVAGIMAAKRTSELIPLCHPIALTHVAVDLSVVSSGRHGVAITATAETDGPTGVEMEALTAVSVAALTVYDMCKAVDRGMTIQEVRLELKEGGKSGTWTREEVPK; encoded by the coding sequence ATGGGCGATGACCTGCGGCTCACCCATCTTGACGAGAGCGGCAATGCGCACATGGTCGACGTCGCCGGCAAGCCAGTCACGCACCGTCGTGCTGTGGCGAGCGGTTATGTCGAGATGGCGCCCGCCACCTCCCGGCTGATAGCCGAGGGGTCTGCGGCAAAGGGCGACGTCCTGGCGGTGGCGCGGGTTGCCGGCATCATGGCGGCGAAGCGCACAAGCGAGTTGATTCCGCTGTGTCATCCGATCGCACTCACGCACGTTGCTGTCGATCTGAGCGTGGTCTCTTCCGGTCGCCACGGAGTCGCCATCACTGCGACCGCCGAGACCGACGGCCCGACCGGCGTGGAGATGGAGGCGCTCACCGCGGTCTCAGTCGCGGCTCTGACCGTGTATGACATGTGCAAGGCCGTGGACAGGGGAATGACCATCCAAGAAGTGCGGCTTGAGCTCAAAGAGGGCGGCAAGTCAGGCACCTGGACGCGCGAGGAGGTACCAAAGTGA
- the mobB gene encoding molybdopterin-guanine dinucleotide biosynthesis protein B, which translates to MTPLRDIPVVSIVGKGDSGKTTFLEKLIRELVTRGYGVATVKHHVHDYDIDTPGKDSWRHARAGAVTTMVSSPAKFSMVTAVERELTLPELARLAADSGCDILLTEGYKREGVNRIEVSRRARSEELVCAAGEALALVTDNAEVASGRASVFALDDADGVADLIVARFLTPPGAEGLEVDKHGD; encoded by the coding sequence GTGACGCCGCTGCGTGACATCCCGGTCGTTTCGATCGTCGGAAAGGGCGACTCGGGGAAGACCACCTTCCTCGAGAAGCTGATACGTGAGCTCGTGACCCGTGGCTATGGTGTCGCGACGGTGAAGCATCACGTGCACGACTACGACATCGACACGCCCGGCAAAGACTCCTGGCGGCACGCGCGCGCGGGCGCGGTCACCACCATGGTCTCCAGCCCCGCGAAGTTCAGCATGGTCACCGCGGTCGAGCGTGAGCTGACGTTGCCCGAGCTGGCGCGCTTGGCAGCCGATTCCGGGTGCGACATCTTGCTCACCGAGGGCTACAAGCGAGAGGGCGTGAACCGCATCGAGGTGTCCAGGCGGGCCCGCTCCGAAGAGCTCGTCTGCGCGGCGGGCGAGGCGCTCGCCTTGGTCACCGACAACGCCGAGGTAGCTTCGGGCCGGGCGTCGGTCTTCGCCCTCGACGACGCGGACGGGGTCGCAGACCTCATCGTCGCGCGGTTCCTGACCCCGCCGGGCGCAGAAGGCTTGGAGGTGGACAAGCATGGCGACTGA
- the fdhD gene encoding formate dehydrogenase accessory sulfurtransferase FdhD, whose protein sequence is MTSNENTRLPVTAAVLAGGRSMRMGVDKTLLSFDGRTLVARVCDAVGEVCEATVVVTNRPESILDVGLPADVVILRDEVAYQGPLGGLVTAMDNADTEWVLAVAADMPHLEPDLIRALWEARDAGDVVVPVSEKGPEPLLALYRVPACAQPARDVLATGRRRLVALFPQVTVVEVPLEALRAADPDLRSLVNVNTPADLAEAREAIEPHGGFVQHVRCELTPTRAMPSERPITIHLNDIEVATTQATPRDLEELAVGFLIAEGLLTDREALLSIDADAKRGLVWVTSEEEVPDDLASRTRYITSGCGKGVTFASLGHTRGLDPVVSTLAVTADEVYGLVGEMAKAADAYRDTGGTHACGLARLGVLEYVREDVGRHNALDKLLGRAWLDRVPLGDAVLISTGRISYEMSVKAAKARVPIVVSRSAVTDLAAEVADSLNITLAGYARGGRLAVYTHPERILDECAGGGQ, encoded by the coding sequence GTGACGTCGAACGAGAACACACGCCTTCCCGTGACCGCGGCCGTTCTGGCCGGCGGCCGAAGCATGCGCATGGGCGTGGACAAGACCCTGCTCTCCTTCGACGGCCGGACTCTGGTAGCGCGAGTCTGCGATGCGGTGGGCGAGGTGTGCGAAGCCACCGTCGTGGTGACGAACCGCCCCGAATCGATACTCGATGTGGGTTTGCCCGCCGACGTGGTCATCCTGCGCGACGAAGTGGCCTACCAAGGGCCGCTGGGCGGTCTGGTCACGGCGATGGACAACGCTGACACCGAGTGGGTCCTAGCCGTGGCTGCCGACATGCCCCACCTCGAGCCCGACCTGATCCGGGCACTGTGGGAGGCGCGCGACGCCGGCGACGTCGTTGTGCCGGTCTCCGAGAAGGGTCCGGAGCCGTTGCTCGCGCTGTACCGTGTGCCGGCATGCGCTCAGCCTGCACGGGATGTGCTGGCGACGGGTCGTCGTCGACTCGTCGCGCTGTTCCCCCAGGTCACGGTGGTGGAGGTGCCGCTGGAGGCACTGCGCGCGGCCGACCCGGACCTGCGCTCGCTCGTCAACGTGAACACGCCGGCGGACCTCGCAGAGGCGCGCGAAGCAATCGAGCCGCATGGCGGCTTCGTCCAGCATGTCCGCTGCGAACTCACGCCGACCCGCGCGATGCCCAGCGAGCGGCCCATCACCATCCACTTGAACGACATCGAAGTGGCCACCACGCAAGCGACGCCGCGCGATCTCGAGGAGCTCGCGGTCGGCTTCCTCATCGCCGAAGGACTGCTCACCGATCGCGAAGCGCTTCTGAGCATCGACGCGGATGCCAAGCGCGGGCTTGTGTGGGTCACGAGCGAAGAAGAGGTGCCGGACGACCTCGCCAGCCGCACGCGCTACATCACGAGCGGTTGTGGCAAGGGCGTCACGTTCGCCTCGCTCGGACACACCCGGGGCCTGGATCCGGTCGTCTCGACGCTTGCCGTCACGGCCGACGAGGTCTACGGGCTTGTCGGCGAGATGGCCAAGGCGGCTGACGCCTACCGCGACACCGGGGGCACTCACGCATGCGGCCTCGCCAGGCTTGGGGTGCTCGAGTACGTTCGGGAAGACGTGGGTCGCCACAACGCCTTGGACAAGCTGCTGGGACGTGCATGGCTTGACCGGGTGCCCCTGGGCGACGCGGTGCTCATCTCGACGGGGCGCATCTCCTACGAGATGTCGGTCAAGGCAGCCAAGGCCCGTGTGCCCATCGTGGTCTCACGTAGCGCGGTGACCGATCTGGCCGCAGAGGTCGCCGACTCGCTCAACATCACGTTGGCGGGGTACGCACGCGGCGGCCGTCTTGCCGTCTACACGCATCCCGAGCGTATCCTCGACGAGTGTGCAGGAGGTGGCCAATGA
- a CDS encoding selenium metabolism-associated LysR family transcriptional regulator, with translation MNVQQLKTFITVVEHGSFSEAARALGVSQPAVTMQVQSLESDVGATLLDRRYRRVDLTEAGRTLLPHARHVLEQIGAARDEIDALSGVISGRLVIAASTTPGVYIIPRLLGAFVTTHPEVGVTIMVHDTAEVIEAVESGHADIGITGATVRGARVAFEEVGADELVLICAPDSPLAQRKNLPLAELADEPWVLRESGSGTRQVAERLATDHGLDPDELRVVVELGTGEAIVSAVEGGLGISILSRHVAAKALALGTICEVDALGLPATRPLHLVLPRRSPSRAAEAFHEYLQEAFARQ, from the coding sequence ATGAACGTTCAGCAGCTCAAGACCTTCATCACCGTCGTGGAGCACGGTTCGTTCTCTGAGGCCGCTCGCGCCTTGGGCGTCTCGCAGCCGGCCGTGACCATGCAGGTGCAGTCGCTGGAGAGCGACGTGGGTGCCACCCTGCTCGACCGTCGCTACCGCCGCGTCGACCTCACTGAGGCCGGTCGAACCCTGCTGCCGCATGCGCGGCACGTCTTGGAGCAGATTGGCGCGGCGCGCGACGAGATCGATGCGCTGTCAGGGGTCATATCGGGTCGGCTTGTCATCGCCGCGAGCACGACGCCGGGCGTCTACATCATCCCGCGCCTCCTTGGCGCGTTCGTCACCACACACCCCGAGGTGGGCGTCACCATCATGGTCCACGACACGGCCGAAGTAATCGAAGCGGTCGAGTCCGGGCATGCCGACATCGGCATCACCGGCGCGACGGTCCGTGGAGCGCGCGTCGCGTTCGAAGAAGTCGGTGCCGACGAACTGGTCCTGATCTGTGCACCGGACAGTCCGCTCGCGCAACGCAAGAATCTGCCTCTGGCCGAGCTCGCGGACGAGCCGTGGGTGTTGCGCGAGTCCGGCTCGGGAACGCGGCAGGTGGCGGAGCGGCTCGCGACAGACCACGGGCTCGACCCTGATGAGCTGAGAGTCGTGGTCGAGCTTGGCACCGGCGAGGCGATCGTCTCGGCGGTTGAGGGCGGACTCGGCATCTCCATACTGAGCCGGCACGTGGCCGCCAAGGCGCTTGCGCTCGGTACGATATGCGAAGTGGACGCGCTGGGTCTCCCGGCGACGCGGCCCTTGCATCTGGTACTGCCTCGACGCTCGCCATCACGCGCCGCTGAGGCGTTCCACGAGTACCTTCAGGAAGCGTTCGCCCGACAGTGA
- a CDS encoding DUF3343 domain-containing protein encodes MSTASPRHFRVLTFASTHDALSAEALLDDLGFDVVPVPAPPSLSANCGIALRVELSDADRASVYLERAGIEVERATDFEDF; translated from the coding sequence GTGAGCACGGCGTCGCCGCGTCACTTCCGCGTGCTCACGTTCGCGTCGACACACGACGCCCTGAGTGCCGAGGCGTTGCTGGATGATCTGGGTTTCGACGTGGTGCCCGTGCCCGCGCCGCCCTCGCTCTCTGCCAACTGCGGAATCGCGTTGAGGGTGGAGCTGTCAGATGCGGATCGCGCCAGCGTCTATTTGGAACGTGCAGGAATCGAGGTCGAGCGAGCCACGGACTTCGAGGACTTCTGA
- a CDS encoding MOSC domain-containing protein: protein MAPESSAPERVGTVVSINLSEKKTMRKTRFERGTLVLDRGFEDDAHAGDWHRQVSLLAIESIEEMQAKGLDVGPGDFAENITTSGVDVMTLPVGSVITIGDAVVLEVSQIGKVCHNKCAIYYQAGDCVMPREGIFAVVRVPGEIVAGDRIEVVELGDGRCDRSPEDSLETSEQVRASNECNKLAKDRIEGGTGA, encoded by the coding sequence ATGGCGCCTGAGAGCAGTGCACCCGAGAGAGTCGGCACGGTCGTGTCGATCAACCTCTCTGAGAAGAAGACCATGCGCAAGACGCGTTTCGAGCGCGGCACCCTCGTGCTCGATCGCGGCTTCGAGGACGACGCACATGCAGGCGACTGGCACCGACAGGTGTCGTTGCTCGCGATCGAATCGATAGAGGAGATGCAGGCCAAGGGGCTCGACGTCGGGCCGGGCGACTTCGCAGAGAACATCACCACCAGCGGCGTCGACGTCATGACGCTGCCGGTAGGCTCGGTGATCACGATCGGCGATGCCGTCGTGCTCGAGGTCAGTCAGATCGGCAAGGTCTGCCACAACAAGTGCGCCATCTACTATCAGGCGGGTGACTGCGTGATGCCGCGCGAGGGCATCTTCGCTGTGGTACGCGTGCCGGGAGAGATCGTGGCGGGAGACCGCATAGAAGTGGTAGAACTCGGTGATGGCAGGTGCGATCGTTCGCCGGAGGACTCGCTCGAGACCTCCGAGCAGGTCCGCGCCTCAAACGAGTGCAACAAGCTCGCGAAGGACCGGATCGAGGGGGGCACGGGTGCCTGA
- a CDS encoding cytochrome b/b6 domain-containing protein, which translates to MLSLLQLNVWLDAIFTNLYPIIVLALMGHFIGNILTGRAKRRFGREWAWPHHDSHPPLLPKFLHFTHVACMFILGATGLMIRFNPISRETMQWLHYIAMIIVTINLIWRLWYAFSSRQRDYREFAITQQDIVTAPKVILYYIFVKPSKPHLGKYNVMQKGTYTIFVPLLIIQAITGFMLWRLQIPIADMSLQELFAGLIGATGIWWTRTIHYVINWLFIILTTIHVYLSVTEDFPAFLDFFGLGGFDKRSAAKHGGGHGDDHGDDHGHAHEPATAYASAEHG; encoded by the coding sequence GTGTTGAGCTTGCTGCAACTCAATGTGTGGCTGGATGCGATCTTCACTAATCTGTATCCAATCATCGTGCTCGCTCTCATGGGGCATTTCATCGGCAACATCCTCACCGGTCGTGCAAAGCGCCGGTTTGGGCGCGAGTGGGCGTGGCCGCACCACGACAGCCATCCGCCGCTCCTGCCGAAGTTCCTGCACTTCACGCATGTCGCGTGCATGTTCATCCTGGGCGCCACGGGCCTCATGATTCGCTTCAATCCGATTTCGCGCGAGACGATGCAGTGGCTCCACTACATCGCCATGATCATCGTCACCATCAACCTCATCTGGCGCCTGTGGTACGCCTTCTCGTCGCGTCAGCGGGACTACCGTGAGTTCGCGATCACCCAGCAAGACATCGTCACGGCGCCCAAGGTCATCCTGTACTACATCTTCGTGAAGCCTTCGAAGCCGCACCTTGGCAAGTACAACGTCATGCAGAAGGGCACCTACACGATCTTCGTGCCACTCTTGATCATCCAGGCGATCACCGGATTCATGCTATGGCGCCTCCAGATACCGATCGCGGACATGAGCTTGCAGGAGCTCTTCGCTGGTCTCATCGGTGCCACCGGCATCTGGTGGACACGCACCATCCACTACGTCATCAACTGGCTCTTCATCATCCTCACAACCATCCATGTCTATCTGTCAGTCACCGAGGACTTCCCGGCGTTCCTCGACTTCTTCGGCTTGGGCGGCTTTGACAAGCGCAGCGCCGCGAAGCACGGTGGTGGGCACGGTGACGATCACGGTGACGATCACGGACATGCGCACGAGCCGGCAACGGCCTACGCATCGGCAGAACACGGGTAG